In Columba livia isolate bColLiv1 breed racing homer chromosome Z, bColLiv1.pat.W.v2, whole genome shotgun sequence, one DNA window encodes the following:
- the LINGO2 gene encoding leucine-rich repeat and immunoglobulin-like domain-containing nogo receptor-interacting protein 2 isoform X1, with the protein MVKRERWTFKSIEQACDGGIERISGVMHHTAVSCWQPFLGLAVLLVFTGPTIGCPARCECSAQNKSVSCHRRRLMSIPEGIPIETKILDLSKNRLKSVNPEEFTSYPLLEEIDLSDNIVANVEPGAFNNLFNLRSLRLKGNRLKLVPLGVFTGLSNLTKLDISENKIVILLDYMFQDLHNLKSLEVGDNDLVYISHRAFSGLLSLEHLTLERCNLTAVPTEALSHLHNLISLHLKQLNINVLPAYAFKRLFRLKDLEIDAWPLLDMLPANSLYGLNLTSLSITNTNLSAVPYSAFKHLVYLTHLNLSYNPISTIEAGMLSDLVRLQELHMVGAQLRTIESHAFQGLRFLRVLNVSQNLLETLEENVFHSPKSLEVLCINNNPLACDCRLLWILQRQPTLQFGGQPPMCAGPDSVKERSFKDFHSTALSFYFTCKKPKIQDKKLQYLVVEEGQTVQLICNADGDPQPTISWVTPRRRLITTKSNGRATVLGDGTLEIRFAQDQDTGIYVCIASNAAGNDTYSASLTVKGFTSDRFLYANRTPMYMTDSNDTSSNGTNANTFSLDLKTILVSTAMGCFTFLGVVLFCFLLLFVWSRGKGKHKTSIDLEYVPRKNNGAVVEGEVAGPRRFNMKMI; encoded by the coding sequence GCCTGTGACGGAGGGATAGAACGGATCAGTGGAGTCATGCATCACACAGCTGTATCATGCTGGCAGCCATTCCTGGGTCTGGCTGTACTGCTGGTCTTCACAGGCCCCACCATAGGCTGCCCAGCCCGCTGTGAATGCTCGGCACAGAACAAGTCTGTCAGCTGTCACCGAAGACGTCTGATGTCCATCCCAGAGGGCATTCCCATTGAGACCAAAATCTTGGACCTCAGCAAGAACCGACTGAAGAGCGTCAACCCTGAGGAATTCACGTCATATCCTTTGCTGGAGGAGATTGACCTCAGTGACAATATAGTTGCCAATGTGGAGCCTGGAGCCTTTAACAATCTCTTCAACTTGCGCTCCCTGAGGCTGAAAGGAAACCGTCTGAAGTTGGTCCCCCTTGGGGTGTTCACCGGGTTGTCAAACTTAACAAAGCTTGATATAAGTGAAAACAAGATTGTCATTTTACTGGACTACATGTTCCAAGATCTGCATAACCTAAAATCCCTGGAGGTTGGGGACAATGATTTGGTTTATATATCACACAGGGCCTTTAGTGGACTGCTTAGCCTGGAGCACCTTACCCTGGAGAGATGCAACCTCACAGCTGTACCAACAGAAGCTCTTTCTCACCTCCACAACCTCATCAGTCTGCATCTGAAACAGCTCAACATTAATGTTTTGCCTGCTTATGCCTTTAAAAGACTGTTTCGCCTGAAAGACCTAGAGATAGACGCCTGGCCCCTTCTGGACATGCTACCTGCCAACAGTCTGTATGGTCTCAACCTTACTTCTCTCTCCATCACCAACACCAACCTCTCTGCAGTACCTTACTCTGCTTTTAAACATCTGGTTTACCTGACACATCTAAACCTCTCGTACAACCCTATCAGCACCATTGAAGCAGGCATGCTTTCAGATTTAGTGCGCCTGCAGGAACTCCACATGGTGGGGGCCCAGCTACGTACCATTGAATCACATGCTTTCCAAGGGCTCCGATTCTTACGTGTGCTTAATGTGTCCCAAAACCTGCTAGAAACCCTAGAAGAGAATGTATTTCATTCCCCCAAAAGCCTTGAGGTCCTCTGCATTAACAACAATCCTCTGGCCTGTGACTGTCGTCTCCTTTGGATTTTACAGAGACAACCCACTTTGCAGTTTGGAGGCCAGCCACCAATGTGTGCTGGCCCAGACAGTGTCAAAGAGAGGTCATTCAAAGACTTTCACAGCACAGCTCTTTCCTTTTACTTCACCTGTAAGAAACCCAAGATACAAGACAAGAAGTTGCAATACCTGGTAGTGGAGGAAGGTCAGACGGTGCAGCTGATTTGCAATGCTGATGGCGATCCACAGCCCACCATATCCTGGGTTACCCCACGTCGGAGGCTGATCACAACTAAATCAAATGGAAGAGCCACCGTGCTGGGAGATGGAACCCTGGAGATCCGATTTGCTCAAGACCAGGACACTGGGATCTATGTTTGTATTGCGAGTAACGCAGCTGGGAATGACACCTATTCGGCCTCCCTTACGGTAAAGGGATTTACTTCAGACCGTTTCCTTTATGCCAACAGGACCCCTATGTATATGACAGACTCCAACGACACCAGTTCCAATGGAACTAATGCGAACACCTTCTCTCTGGACCTTAAGACAATATTGGTGTCCACAGCTATGGGCTGTTTCACATTCCTTggagtggttttattttgtttccttcttctttttgtgTGGAGCCGAGGGAAAGgcaaacacaaaaccagcatTGACCTTGAATATGTCCCTCGCAAAAACAATGGTGCTGTGGTTGAAGGGGAGGTTGCTGGACCACGAAGGTTCAATATGAAAATGATTTGA
- the LINGO2 gene encoding leucine-rich repeat and immunoglobulin-like domain-containing nogo receptor-interacting protein 2 isoform X2 → MHHTAVSCWQPFLGLAVLLVFTGPTIGCPARCECSAQNKSVSCHRRRLMSIPEGIPIETKILDLSKNRLKSVNPEEFTSYPLLEEIDLSDNIVANVEPGAFNNLFNLRSLRLKGNRLKLVPLGVFTGLSNLTKLDISENKIVILLDYMFQDLHNLKSLEVGDNDLVYISHRAFSGLLSLEHLTLERCNLTAVPTEALSHLHNLISLHLKQLNINVLPAYAFKRLFRLKDLEIDAWPLLDMLPANSLYGLNLTSLSITNTNLSAVPYSAFKHLVYLTHLNLSYNPISTIEAGMLSDLVRLQELHMVGAQLRTIESHAFQGLRFLRVLNVSQNLLETLEENVFHSPKSLEVLCINNNPLACDCRLLWILQRQPTLQFGGQPPMCAGPDSVKERSFKDFHSTALSFYFTCKKPKIQDKKLQYLVVEEGQTVQLICNADGDPQPTISWVTPRRRLITTKSNGRATVLGDGTLEIRFAQDQDTGIYVCIASNAAGNDTYSASLTVKGFTSDRFLYANRTPMYMTDSNDTSSNGTNANTFSLDLKTILVSTAMGCFTFLGVVLFCFLLLFVWSRGKGKHKTSIDLEYVPRKNNGAVVEGEVAGPRRFNMKMI, encoded by the coding sequence ATGCATCACACAGCTGTATCATGCTGGCAGCCATTCCTGGGTCTGGCTGTACTGCTGGTCTTCACAGGCCCCACCATAGGCTGCCCAGCCCGCTGTGAATGCTCGGCACAGAACAAGTCTGTCAGCTGTCACCGAAGACGTCTGATGTCCATCCCAGAGGGCATTCCCATTGAGACCAAAATCTTGGACCTCAGCAAGAACCGACTGAAGAGCGTCAACCCTGAGGAATTCACGTCATATCCTTTGCTGGAGGAGATTGACCTCAGTGACAATATAGTTGCCAATGTGGAGCCTGGAGCCTTTAACAATCTCTTCAACTTGCGCTCCCTGAGGCTGAAAGGAAACCGTCTGAAGTTGGTCCCCCTTGGGGTGTTCACCGGGTTGTCAAACTTAACAAAGCTTGATATAAGTGAAAACAAGATTGTCATTTTACTGGACTACATGTTCCAAGATCTGCATAACCTAAAATCCCTGGAGGTTGGGGACAATGATTTGGTTTATATATCACACAGGGCCTTTAGTGGACTGCTTAGCCTGGAGCACCTTACCCTGGAGAGATGCAACCTCACAGCTGTACCAACAGAAGCTCTTTCTCACCTCCACAACCTCATCAGTCTGCATCTGAAACAGCTCAACATTAATGTTTTGCCTGCTTATGCCTTTAAAAGACTGTTTCGCCTGAAAGACCTAGAGATAGACGCCTGGCCCCTTCTGGACATGCTACCTGCCAACAGTCTGTATGGTCTCAACCTTACTTCTCTCTCCATCACCAACACCAACCTCTCTGCAGTACCTTACTCTGCTTTTAAACATCTGGTTTACCTGACACATCTAAACCTCTCGTACAACCCTATCAGCACCATTGAAGCAGGCATGCTTTCAGATTTAGTGCGCCTGCAGGAACTCCACATGGTGGGGGCCCAGCTACGTACCATTGAATCACATGCTTTCCAAGGGCTCCGATTCTTACGTGTGCTTAATGTGTCCCAAAACCTGCTAGAAACCCTAGAAGAGAATGTATTTCATTCCCCCAAAAGCCTTGAGGTCCTCTGCATTAACAACAATCCTCTGGCCTGTGACTGTCGTCTCCTTTGGATTTTACAGAGACAACCCACTTTGCAGTTTGGAGGCCAGCCACCAATGTGTGCTGGCCCAGACAGTGTCAAAGAGAGGTCATTCAAAGACTTTCACAGCACAGCTCTTTCCTTTTACTTCACCTGTAAGAAACCCAAGATACAAGACAAGAAGTTGCAATACCTGGTAGTGGAGGAAGGTCAGACGGTGCAGCTGATTTGCAATGCTGATGGCGATCCACAGCCCACCATATCCTGGGTTACCCCACGTCGGAGGCTGATCACAACTAAATCAAATGGAAGAGCCACCGTGCTGGGAGATGGAACCCTGGAGATCCGATTTGCTCAAGACCAGGACACTGGGATCTATGTTTGTATTGCGAGTAACGCAGCTGGGAATGACACCTATTCGGCCTCCCTTACGGTAAAGGGATTTACTTCAGACCGTTTCCTTTATGCCAACAGGACCCCTATGTATATGACAGACTCCAACGACACCAGTTCCAATGGAACTAATGCGAACACCTTCTCTCTGGACCTTAAGACAATATTGGTGTCCACAGCTATGGGCTGTTTCACATTCCTTggagtggttttattttgtttccttcttctttttgtgTGGAGCCGAGGGAAAGgcaaacacaaaaccagcatTGACCTTGAATATGTCCCTCGCAAAAACAATGGTGCTGTGGTTGAAGGGGAGGTTGCTGGACCACGAAGGTTCAATATGAAAATGATTTGA